GAGCATGTTGGTCTGGTCCGCGATGTCGTTGATCACCTCGACGATGTCGTCGATCTCGTCGGCCTGCTCCCGGAGGCCGGCGATGTCTGTGGAAACCGTATCGACAGCGTCGTCGACGTCGTTCATCATGGCCGCGGCCTGCTGTGCGGCTTCGTTCCCGCGTTCCGCCTTTTCCTCGGCCGATGTGCTGGTACTCGCGACTTCTTCGGCGGTCGAGGCGATCTCCTCGATGGTTGCGCTCATATCCGCGACCTCGCCCGCCACCTCGTCCATCGACTCGGACTGTGTCTCGGCTGTGTCGGTGATTTGTTGGTTCGTCTGGGCGACCTCCTCGGCTGAGGCGCTCAGTTCGTCGATGGGCTGCTGGAGTCCGCTCTCGACCTCCTCCATCAGCGCCTGCTGGTCATCGATTGCCGATTCCAGACGCTGGCTGTACGAGTCGATGTAGGTGTCCATCGCCACCTGCTGATCGAGGTTGAGGAGTTTGAACACGGACAGCGCCCGCGCCTGCATCTCTTCGAGTGCCTCGTCCCGGGCGGCGTCGCCCGACTGTAGGTCCTCGACGATTGTCCGCAGGAAATGTTCGAAGTAGATGCTGTAGGCCCCGAGATAGATCTTCGGGCCGAGGTCGAGCATGTCGTGAATCTTCCCGATACGGGCCCGGTTCTCGAAGTACTGTTTGTCGTAGCTCCCGGCGACGAGGTCGCGGAGGTACTGTGACTGTGTGTTTTTGAGCTGGTCGACCGACTTGGTGGACCGCCCGAAAATCTCGATGGTTTCGTCGAACGATTTGAGGTGATCGTAGAAGTCGTCGACGACAGATTCGGCCCGGGCGTTCGTCTTCGCTTCCATCGCGGTCAGATTGTCGACGTCCGACTCGTCGAATCCGGTGAACTCCTTCCGCCAGCGTATCTCCCCGGCGTCCAGTCCGATACGATCGGTAAGCGTTCCGCCGTCGACCGCTTTTCTGTCAGAAGAACTGATGCGCTCTCGGGAGTTCTTACTCCCGTCCCGTAATTCCATGGCGGACCTCCACCGATACAAACCTTATATGTTCGCTCCCGATTTTCATTGTTGAGAGATATCGGGAATAATCCCCCCAATATAGTGGGGAAATTGCTTGTGCCGCCCAGGCCTAACGCACCGAACAACTGCCCGAGTAGTCCTGGTTATAGAACCCTTCTCCACACGAACGCAAGTCCCCTGATTCAGTTGTGACCCGGCAGTGTCTCGCTGTCCTCCGGTTGTGCCCGGAATATGGCGAAGGTCCCTCCGAGTTCATCGTCGACCGGTTCGACCGATTCGACGCGAAAGCCGGCTTCCGTCAGTAGATCTGCGCTACGTTCACGACCGTGGAAACTCCAGGCCATGGCGGTGCCGGTATCCAGCCAGTCGTCGTTCGTGCCTTCCCATGGGTCGTCTCCTAGCGCGGCCAGGAGTTGCCCGCCGGGCCGGAGCACGCGCTCAAATTCGGAAAAGACAGTGGCGTGTTCGTCCTTTGGAACGTGGATGACGGCGTGGTAGGAGACAACGGCTCGAACGTATCGTCAGCGAACGGGAGCGTCGCCAGGTCACCACGGACCAGTCCGTCGGAGTCGACAGTATCACGAGCGGTACGGAGCTGTTCGGCTGAGATATCCAGTCCGATGGTATCGTGCTGATCGGCGAGAACTTCCATTGCCGGCGTACCCGCACCACAGCCCGCATCGAGGACGCGACTACCATCAGGGAGGGCCGCTGCAAGCGATTCGACAAGGGTCCGTTCGCGACCGTTCCCGTCCCGCTTCTCGGCGTAGGTACTCGCAATCTCGTCGTACCCCTCGCGGACAACGTCTCGCTGATCCATACCAGCGGTGCTCGGTGGTGGCGTAAGTGCTTTCGGTCTGGTGGAATTACGGACAAACAGCGCCGCTCAGTCCTCGAATTTCTCCGGGTTCTGAGCTGCCTCAGCGACCCGAACCGCGGCAACGTTCTCCGGGACGTCGTGGACGCGAACGATGTCGGCCCCCCGTTCGGCCGCCAGCGTCGTCCCGGCGATGGTCGCCTCCAGACAGTCGCCCGCTTCCTGTCCGACCAGCCCGAACAGGGACTTGTGGGAGTGCCCGACCAGGATTGGACAGCCGAGTGCCTCGAACTCCGGAAGTCGGTCGAGCAGTTCGAAGTCCTCCGTGGCAGCTTTCCCGAAGCCGATGCCCGGGTCGACGATGATCTGGTCTCGGTCGAGTCCGGCCTTTTCCGCGAGCAGGACGCGCTCCGTCAGCTGGTCGATGCAGTCCCCCACCACGTCGTCGTAGTGGATGTCGCTGTCGGGGTCGACCGGCGTCTCGATGGAGTGCATCACGACCACCGGCACGTCGTACTCGGCGGCGACAAGGCGCATCTCGGGGTCTTCGAGGCCGGAGACGTCGTTCAGGATGTCCGCACCGGCGTCGAGCGCCGCTCGCGCGACTGGGGCCTTCCG
The genomic region above belongs to Haloarcula hispanica ATCC 33960 and contains:
- a CDS encoding class I SAM-dependent methyltransferase, yielding MHVPKDEHATVFSEFERVLRPGGQLLAALGDDPWEGTNDDWLDTGTAMAWSFHGRERSADLLTEAGFRVESVEPVDDELGGTFAIFRAQPEDSETLPGHN
- a CDS encoding class I SAM-dependent methyltransferase — translated: MDQRDVVREGYDEIASTYAEKRDGNGRERTLVESLAAALPDGSRVLDAGCGAGTPAMEVLADQHDTIGLDISAEQLRTARDTVDSDGLVRGDLATLPFADDTFEPLSPTTPSSTFQRTNTPLSFPNLSACSGPAGNSWPR
- a CDS encoding globin-coupled sensor protein, yielding MELRDGSKNSRERISSSDRKAVDGGTLTDRIGLDAGEIRWRKEFTGFDESDVDNLTAMEAKTNARAESVVDDFYDHLKSFDETIEIFGRSTKSVDQLKNTQSQYLRDLVAGSYDKQYFENRARIGKIHDMLDLGPKIYLGAYSIYFEHFLRTIVEDLQSGDAARDEALEEMQARALSVFKLLNLDQQVAMDTYIDSYSQRLESAIDDQQALMEEVESGLQQPIDELSASAEEVAQTNQQITDTAETQSESMDEVAGEVADMSATIEEIASTAEEVASTSTSAEEKAERGNEAAQQAAAMMNDVDDAVDTVSTDIAGLREQADEIDDIVEVINDIADQTNMLALNASIEAARAGEAGDGFAVVADEIKTLAGDSQEHANQIEDTVTEIQDETVDAVESLETVTEQVTEGIDQVETAAEQLEEIVSAVNEAAQGIQEVSAATDDQAASTEEVASMIDELSSGIDDMSAQLDDLAATNEEQTEKIQDVAETARRLDTDTE